The following is a genomic window from Pseudomonas purpurea.
CTCAGCGCCTCGGCCCGTGGCGTGAAGCATTATCTGGGCGTGGTGCCGGGTTCGGGGATCAAGACCTTGCAGGACCTCAAAGGCAAGCGCGTGGCGATCTTCCGGGGCACCGCCAGCCAACTGTCGTTCGACGCCGCACTGGCCAGCCAGGGCTTGAGCGAGAAGGACCTGAAAGTCATCAACCTGGATTTCAACGCTGCGGTGGCGGCACTCGCGGCCAAACAGATCGACGCGTCGTGGGGCGGCTCCGGGCTGACCGCGTTACAAGCCAGGGGGTTGGCCGAGTTGCCACTGAGCACCAAGGATCTGGGGGGTGCGGGCAGTATTCAGAGCGTGCTGATAGGGACCGGGAAATTTGTCGACGAGCATCCCGAAGCCGTGGCGAAATTGCTCAAGGCGCAACAGCAAGCCGTCGAGTGGCTGACCCAGGACAGCAACAAGGACGCCTACATTCAGTTGGTGTCGGGGCTGGCAAGTTATCCACAGGTGATTCTTCAGCAGGACCTGAAGGACCAGAAACTGAGCGAGATTTTCCCCTCGACCCTGGACCCGGTGTTCCTCGGCAAATTGCAGGACGCCGTGGACCTGGCTTCGCAGCAGAAGCTGATTCGCAAGCCGTTCAAGGTAAGCGAATGGGTGGCGCCGCAATTGACTGCGGCAAAACTGTAAGCACTCAACTGTGGCGAGGGAGCTTGCTCCCGCTGGAGCGCGAAGCCGCCTCAACCTGAAGTACCGCATTCATTCAGTCAGAACTCGGTGGCCGGGTTGCGACTGCTGCGCCCTGGCGCGGATCGGCCGGCGGGAGCAAGCTTCCATCGCCACAAGAGCGGTCAAACTGCGACGCTAACTTCCAGCTTATCCACCGCCACCAACGTCTCGATCATCGCCCGCGCCGCGGGCGACAACCGGAACCCGGTGCGGCTCACAATCCCGCACCGCGCATTCATGCTCTCGATGTTCTGCGGCAGGTTGCGCCAGTGCAGCAGGGCCAGCGAACCCTGGGCGATGTCTTCGACAAACGCTTCCTCGGTGCCCACGCCAATCGCGTTGGACTGCAACACGATTTTCACCAGTGCCGGAAAATGCTCGGTCTCGATGGTTGGTGAAAAATCGGTGCGGCCGCTGAGGTTCGCCAGCAGTTTGCGAATGCCCGGCGGGATCAGCGTGGTCGCCAGCGGGTAGTCGAACATGTCGTTGGTCGACAGGCTTTCCTTGGCCAGCAATGGATGCCCCGGGCGGCAGAAAAACACCCCGCGCTTGGGGGTTAGCGCGCGCGTCTGAAAGTTCGGATCGGCCTCGAAATGGCGGATGTCGGCGATGAAGAATTCGATCTCTTCACGGCTCAGGGCGCGGCTGAGTTTTTCCCAGTTATCCACTTGAAAACAGGTGCGTACTTTCGGGTGCGAATTGACGAACTGCGCCACCGCGTCCGGCACCAGTTTGACCGCTGGCGCCGGGCCGCAACCAAAGCGCAACTCACCCGCGTCAAGCTTGGTCATTTGCGTCACTTCGGCGTTGAGCAATGCCGCGCCCTGCACCAGCGTCAAGGCGTGTTGCAGCACCACCTGGCCCTCGGGGGTGGGGCGCAGATCCTTGTTGGCTCGGTCCACCAGCACGCAGCCGAACTCCTGTTCCAGCCCTTGAATACTGCGGCTGAACGCCGGTTGAGTGATGCCCATCGCATCCGCCGCACGGACAAAACTGCGGTGTTCGTTGAGGGCGATGAAGTAACGCAACTGGCGAAGATCCATATGCTTTCCCGGCATCCTAAAAATAGCTCGAAGGCATTTGCGACGAGGGTGGCTTGAGGTTTTAAATGCAAGCTCTTATTCCGTCAACGAAGCATGTGAATATCTATTAGATCTAAATTGAATATAGATAGAGCGTTGGTTCGCTGCCGTTCAACCGTAAGCAGTCAGATGAGGGTCTACCCATGAGCAATGCCGCTTTAGCTGTAAAACCCGCTGTTCACGCGCTTGAAATTCATCCGGTGGCCGGTCGCATCGGTGCCGAGATTCGCGGTATCGCGCTGTCCGGTGAGTTGGACGCCAGCACGGTCGAAGCGATCCAGCAGGCACTGGTGCAGTACAAAGTGATCTTCTTCCGTGCCCAGACCCACCTCGACGATCAGCGTCAGGAAGCCTTTGCGCATTTGCTCGGGGAACCGGTGGCGCACCCGACCGTGCCAGTGCGCGACGGCACCCGTTACCTGCTGGAGCTGGATGGTGCTGAAGGCCAGCGTGCCAACTCCTGGCACACCGACGTGACCTTCGTCGACGCCTACCCGAAAGCCTCGATCCTGCGCTCGGTGCTGGCGCCGTCTCACGGTGGCGACACGGTGTGGGCCAACACCGCAAGCGCTTACAACGAACTGGCGCCGGAGTTGCGTGAGCTGGCGGACAAACTCTGGGCGGTGCACAGCAACGAATATGACTACGCAGGCGCCAAGCCCGATGTCTCGGCAGAGAAGCTGGAGCGCTATCGCAAAATCTTCACCTCGACGGTTTACGAGACCGAGCACCCGGTGGTTCGCGTGCATCCGATCAGTGGCGAAAAAAGCCTGTTGCTGGGGCATTTCGTCAAACGTATCAAGGGTTATTCACAGGCCGATTCGGCGCATTTGTTCAACCTGCTGCAAAGTCATGTCACGCGCCTGGAAAACACCGTGCGCTGGCGCTGGCAGGCCGGTGACGTGGCGATCTGGGACAACCGTTCGACCCAGCATTACGCGGTGGATGATTACGGCACGCAGGAACGGATCGTGCGTCGCGTGACGCTCAGGGGCGAAGTACCGGTAGGGGTGGAGGGGCAGCGGAGTCAGACTATCAAGGCGGCTGAAATCGGCGCCGTTTGATCTGACGCTATCGCGAGCAAGCTCGCTCCAACAGTGGATTTGTGTTGAACACAGTCAATGTGAACAGACACAGACCTTGTGGGAGCGAGCTTGCTCGTGATGCTTTTTCACCAAACGCCGATCTGCACCACTTTCTCGATCTCGGGCTCGCCATACCGAAACCACTGCCCGCGCAGCTCAATCTCCTGATGGCTGATGGTGGTGCGGCGCTTCAGCCCTCGCATCCACTCGAACAGATACCCTGCATGTTCTTCTCGCACCGCCGCGCAGGTCGGGTCTGTACCCAGATCGTGCAATTCCTGCGGGTCATTCAGCAGATCGAATAGCTGCGGCCGAAAGCCGTCGTACGCCAAATATTTCCAGCGGTCGCTGCGCACCATGGTCATGCGGCAGCGGTCGATGGGTTGTGCCAAGCGTTCGCGCGCCGGGGCCTGGAAGGCGTAGTCGTATTCGCTGATTGCATAGCGGCGCCAGTCGGTTTTTTCTGCGTGCAACAGCGGAATCAGTGAACGTCCTTCCAGCCGATGTTCCGCACTCGGCAGGCCCAGCGCCTGAAGAAATGTCGGCAGGGCGTCGATGGTTTCCACCAGTCGTGCATCCACCGAACCACGGGTGAGATCCGCCGCCGCACGCGGGTCGCGGACGATCAACGGCACGCCCACCGCCGGCTCCAGCAAGAACTCTTTTTCCCCCAGGTAATGGTCGCCGAGAAAATCCCCGTGATCGCTGGTGAACACGATCAGCGTGTCGTCCCAGCGGCCGCTGCTTTCGAGAAAATCGAACAGCCGCCCGAGCTGATCATCGACCTGTTTGATCAGGCCCATGTAGGTCGGGATTACGTTCAGGCGCACCTCATCGCGGGAAAAATTCAGGCTCTCTTCGTGCTGTCGAAACGCGTGGTAGACCGGGTGATCGCTTGCCTCTCCCTTGGCCGCACGCACGGCTGGCAGGACTTGATCGGCGCCATACAACGCGTGGTAAGGCGCGGGTGCGATGTAGGGCCAATGCGGCTTGATGTACGACAGGTGCAAACACCACGGCTGGTCTTGTTGCTCACGGATGAAGTCGATGGCGCGGTCAGTGGTGTGCACGGTTTCTGAGTGCTGCTCGGGAATCCGTGCCGGCAGGTGGGCGTTGCGCATGTGCCAGCCACTGAGGATTTCGCCGTGTGCGCCCGCGCCCGCGTTGGCCCAGTCGTGCCAGGGGTTGCGACCGTCAAAACCGTGTTCGCGCAGGTAATGGGTGTAGGGCGCCGACTCGCGTTTGTCGTCGAACAGCGGGTCGTCGGGGAAGATCCCGTCGTGCCGGAAGTACGGCTCGAACCCCACTTCGTTCAGTGCCTCGGCCTGCGTACTTGCGGGGTCGATGGCCAGGCGTTGCAGCGCGTCGAGGTTGGGCGTGGCGTGGGTCTTGCCGACCAGCGCGGTGCGGATGCCGTGGGGGCGCAGGTAGTCGCCAATCGTCAGTTCTTCGAGGGGCAGCGGCACGGCGTTCCAGGCGACTTGATGGCTGCTGACGTAGCGCCCGGTGTAGGCCGACATCCGCGACGGTCCGCAAATCGTGCCTTGGGTGTAAGCACGACTGAACCGCACACCAGCGGCGGCGAGGCGGTCGATGTTGGGGGTGTGCAGGTGCGGGTGGCCGTAGCAGGACAGGTAATCGCGGCGCAGTTGATCGCACATGATGTACAGCACGTTGCGCACGGGGTTCTGGGTGTTGGGCATGGGGTTCACCGAGTGGAGGACAGGTGAAGGTTTTCGCTGGTGCGGTGGGGGTGAGGCAAGTGCGTTTGGGGAATGGTTTTTATGCAGCAAGTGCATTGCTGTCCGGGAACTGCTCGCGATCAGACAGCGATGTTCTCCAATGAACATACCTCGTCATCACGCTCATCAATCGCCTTGATCTGCGCGATCATCGCCTCGGCCAACGGTGACAACCGATACCCCGCGCGGCTGACGATGCCGTAGCGGGTGTAGAGCTCCTCCAGGTCATCGGCCAGCCCTTCGATTTTCAGGCACACCAGTTCGCCCCGGGTGTGATGCAGCACATCGCTGTAGGCGCCGACGATGCCGATGGCGTCCGAGCGCAGTACCACGCCGAGCAGGCTGTAGCTGTTTTCACATTCCACATTGGGGCTGAAGTCCGGGCGGCCGCTGAGGTCGACGATGACTTTGCGCAGGTTCGGCGGGCGGATGCTGACCGCCATCGGGTAGCTCATCAGTTGCGCCGCGCTGACCGATGCCAGGCCCGCCAACGGGTGCCCGGCGCGGCAGCAGAAATGCCATTTGCGCGGGCGCAGGCGTTGGGTCAGGTAATCCGGGTGGGCTTCGAACTGTCGGGTGTCGGCGACGAAGAATTCGAACTCTTCACTGAGCAGGCGCTTGCCCAGGGTTTGCCAGTCGTCCACCTGAAACTGCACCCGCGCCTTGGGGTAGCGTCCGATGAAACTGCCGATCGCACGCGGGATCAACCCGGCGGCGGGCGCCGGGCCGCAACCGAAACGCAACTCGCCGGCCTCCAGGCCATTGAACTGGCTGATCTCGTTGGCCATTTGCTGCGCGCCGCTGACCAGTCGCCGCGCGTGTTCAAGCAGCACCTGGCCTTGTTTGGTCGGCGCCAGGTCCTTGCGTCCGCGGTCCACCAACTGGCAGCCGACGCTGTGTTCCAGCGCCTGAATACTGCGGCTGAAGGCCGATTGCGACAGGTTCACCGCCATCGCGCCCGCGACGAAGCTGCGCTGTTCGGCGAGGGCGATGAAGTGACGGAGTTGGCGCAAATCGATATGCATTTTTCACATAAAAAATATCGGGGAAATGCATTGGATATGCATTAGGTCGACTCCTTATAAAGGCAAT
Proteins encoded in this region:
- a CDS encoding ABC transporter substrate-binding protein; this translates as MNFPFKRVINLFAAGVLAGLALNASAVELKEIRIAVPDLSAGTQHSGGGVVDVLRQQQIFEKAFADQGITIQWSFFKGAGPVINEAFANGQVDLAYLGDLAAIIGKSNGLDTRLLSASARGVKHYLGVVPGSGIKTLQDLKGKRVAIFRGTASQLSFDAALASQGLSEKDLKVINLDFNAAVAALAAKQIDASWGGSGLTALQARGLAELPLSTKDLGGAGSIQSVLIGTGKFVDEHPEAVAKLLKAQQQAVEWLTQDSNKDAYIQLVSGLASYPQVILQQDLKDQKLSEIFPSTLDPVFLGKLQDAVDLASQQKLIRKPFKVSEWVAPQLTAAKL
- a CDS encoding LysR family transcriptional regulator → MDLRQLRYFIALNEHRSFVRAADAMGITQPAFSRSIQGLEQEFGCVLVDRANKDLRPTPEGQVVLQHALTLVQGAALLNAEVTQMTKLDAGELRFGCGPAPAVKLVPDAVAQFVNSHPKVRTCFQVDNWEKLSRALSREEIEFFIADIRHFEADPNFQTRALTPKRGVFFCRPGHPLLAKESLSTNDMFDYPLATTLIPPGIRKLLANLSGRTDFSPTIETEHFPALVKIVLQSNAIGVGTEEAFVEDIAQGSLALLHWRNLPQNIESMNARCGIVSRTGFRLSPAARAMIETLVAVDKLEVSVAV
- a CDS encoding TauD/TfdA family dioxygenase, which encodes MSNAALAVKPAVHALEIHPVAGRIGAEIRGIALSGELDASTVEAIQQALVQYKVIFFRAQTHLDDQRQEAFAHLLGEPVAHPTVPVRDGTRYLLELDGAEGQRANSWHTDVTFVDAYPKASILRSVLAPSHGGDTVWANTASAYNELAPELRELADKLWAVHSNEYDYAGAKPDVSAEKLERYRKIFTSTVYETEHPVVRVHPISGEKSLLLGHFVKRIKGYSQADSAHLFNLLQSHVTRLENTVRWRWQAGDVAIWDNRSTQHYAVDDYGTQERIVRRVTLRGEVPVGVEGQRSQTIKAAEIGAV
- a CDS encoding alkaline phosphatase family protein — protein: MPNTQNPVRNVLYIMCDQLRRDYLSCYGHPHLHTPNIDRLAAAGVRFSRAYTQGTICGPSRMSAYTGRYVSSHQVAWNAVPLPLEELTIGDYLRPHGIRTALVGKTHATPNLDALQRLAIDPASTQAEALNEVGFEPYFRHDGIFPDDPLFDDKRESAPYTHYLREHGFDGRNPWHDWANAGAGAHGEILSGWHMRNAHLPARIPEQHSETVHTTDRAIDFIREQQDQPWCLHLSYIKPHWPYIAPAPYHALYGADQVLPAVRAAKGEASDHPVYHAFRQHEESLNFSRDEVRLNVIPTYMGLIKQVDDQLGRLFDFLESSGRWDDTLIVFTSDHGDFLGDHYLGEKEFLLEPAVGVPLIVRDPRAAADLTRGSVDARLVETIDALPTFLQALGLPSAEHRLEGRSLIPLLHAEKTDWRRYAISEYDYAFQAPARERLAQPIDRCRMTMVRSDRWKYLAYDGFRPQLFDLLNDPQELHDLGTDPTCAAVREEHAGYLFEWMRGLKRRTTISHQEIELRGQWFRYGEPEIEKVVQIGVW
- a CDS encoding LysR family transcriptional regulator — protein: MHIDLRQLRHFIALAEQRSFVAGAMAVNLSQSAFSRSIQALEHSVGCQLVDRGRKDLAPTKQGQVLLEHARRLVSGAQQMANEISQFNGLEAGELRFGCGPAPAAGLIPRAIGSFIGRYPKARVQFQVDDWQTLGKRLLSEEFEFFVADTRQFEAHPDYLTQRLRPRKWHFCCRAGHPLAGLASVSAAQLMSYPMAVSIRPPNLRKVIVDLSGRPDFSPNVECENSYSLLGVVLRSDAIGIVGAYSDVLHHTRGELVCLKIEGLADDLEELYTRYGIVSRAGYRLSPLAEAMIAQIKAIDERDDEVCSLENIAV